Proteins from a genomic interval of Thunnus thynnus chromosome 5, fThuThy2.1, whole genome shotgun sequence:
- the si:ch211-127m7.2 gene encoding uncharacterized protein si:ch211-127m7.2: MSERHRALPPWMSKKEEKVKEKEPLKTRRKRKAARAAFYCMNEKELVEAAVSYLANCAREDHVALLTDQKVEDKTGDTIVKMSVKTAASKSITKPVIEASEEESSDCGDDQESTYVSETDLDMTEVQTVPYTEIPQHQRSEGQSSGLAQDHSSLVSAGLQAEKREAHSQKPEDAVEDDALRLVREIFFT, encoded by the exons ATGTCAGAGAGGCACCGCGCGCTGCCGCCATGGATGtcaaagaaggaggagaaagtgaAGGAAAAGGAGCCGCTGAAGACCAGGAGAAAACGGAAAGCTGCAAG GGCTGCTTTCTACTGTATGAACGAGAAAGAGCTGGTTGAAGCTGCTGTTTCATATCTGGCCAACTGTGCTCGCGAGGATCACGTTGCTCTCCTCACTGACCAAAAG GTTGAAGACAAGACAGGAGACACCATCGTGAAGATGAGTGTGAAAACTGCTGCTTCAAAGTCAATAACAAAGCCGGTGATAGAGGCTTCAGAGGAGGAGTCCTCAGACTGCGGCGATGACCAGGAGTCAACGTATGTTTCAGAAACAGACTTGGACATGACAGAAGTGCAAACAGTGCCATACACCGAGATCCCTCAGCATCAGCGGTCTGAGGGTCAGAGTTCAGGACTAGCTCAGGATCACAGCAGTCTTGTGAGTGCTGGACTGCAGGCTGAGAAAAGAGAGGCGCACTCGCAGAAGCCTGAAGATGCAGTAGAGGACGATGCCCTTCGGCTTGTGCGGGAAATTTTTTTCACCTGA
- the LOC137182932 gene encoding uncharacterized protein: MGNRFSRRRNVSINSAETAVTAEEPATTQPGGDSGMTATQEAVKTENLDVVVGKEVTPVACLPTEECVSECKEAEAPASAPLNDAEPEPEAKETPAPVQPEPLVSVSTPSPPEPEPVAAEPTSDPQVDVEAVPEPISEPVPAPAEALEQEADLLTQESLPEPMISPPPLVDLGAPDVTPQLIDTPISVPVNADEPSDIPAVEEFQDGAEAVVISTLEPEKSEETTESLEEPIEAEAAGNLEQIVSDVNEESVSGLLKHLELTGNDLVTDLIHSDVKIPDDTPIVDISTPTELM; the protein is encoded by the coding sequence ATGGGAAACAGGTTCAGCAGAAGGCGGAATGTCTCAATCAATAGTGCTgaaactgctgtcactgcagAGGAGCCAGCGACTACACAGCCAGGAGGAGACTCTGGGATGACAGCGACTCAGGAGGCTGTTAAGACAGAGAATCTAGATGTGGTGGTGGGGAAGGAAGTTACACCAGTGGCATGTTTACCCACTGAAGAATGTGTATCAGAGTGTAAAGAGGCAGAGGCCCCTGCTTCAGCCCCACTGAATGATGCTGAACCAGAGCCTGAGGCAAAGGAAACCCCAGCTCCAGTTCAACCTGAGCCTTTGGTCTCAGTCAGCACACCCTCACCTCCAGAACCAGAGCCTGTTGCTGCAGAACCAACCTCAGATCCACAGGTAGATGTTGAGGCTGTCCCCGAGCCCATCTCTGAGCCAGTACCAGCTCCAGCTGAGGCTCTGGAGCAGGAGGCAGACCTGCTTACCCAGGAGTCTCTCCCTGAGCCAATGATCTCTCCACCCCCTTTGGTCGACCTGGGTGCCCCTGATGTAACTCCCCAACTTATCGACACTCCCATCTCTGTCCCAGTCAATGCAGACGAGCCCTCAGACATCCCAGCTGTGGAGGAATTCCAAGACGGCGCTGAGGCTGTGGTGATTTCCACTCTTGAGCCAGAAAAGTCTGAAGAAACAACAGAATCTCTGGAAGAGCCGATAGAGGCGGAGGCTGCAGGGAACTTGGAGCAGATTGTGAGTGATGTCAACGAGGAAAGCGTTAGTGGACTCCTAAAGCACTTagagctgacaggaaatgacCTTGTCACTGACCTCATTCACAGTGATGTCAAGATCCCAGATGACACTCCCATCGTAGACATAAGCACCCCAACTGAGCTGATGTGA
- the terb1 gene encoding telomere repeats-binding bouquet formation protein 1 isoform X1, translated as MALKPISHFKSEMGEMVVRTSSRNTIRTDLSLLLECLKFQMKCPDLQKQALLTIHSICEKREDNADLLREMGGVAFVYNLSKSSIVHSDVKETALFTLGTLAEANVYCKHSLCRKETFVELAGCLMKEDTPLTQKRVSVYLLSVLVANNRAGQTLAQTTDCLDILLDLFRSTFPLSTEATLKAANATQTYQLWASVCSALCGCVNNPQNEEAQRICVAAFPIIKIWFQQISLPHTEVFQPICSFIAMTVANNSCVQESFSAFGGLETLTLTLVRLVSGTETSLLSCQLSVTICKTLSACITDNPTLASGLAQYSVVSHLLSLLASPNLDPKDRPSVLLTLGHCTEASEDHQSQLVQCGGLPLIITLLTEDTSEEVRRAATFILQTCKQATMSLGVPGLIARQGEVENVKPLKNMESFRSSARELLRRIDLLEKRQAKEAEDEQEDTHPPTSTEGLGQPSLLPALPLTLQQHTESFKTAPSAYRQTSSLKHVEAGGDNSSKLQTVRNVKENDSEIRNMSSNLNAQEERVKTSGGGVWCTVCKGTRALKSSHVWSLEGVREPHTADSQLFKPPVPLRCNVPQEIKGTEKLQESDVSEEGEEHSLCHVRCAGCVLPFEEVTSRTFATLLSSCHQSCDMHTVLQEATERFRTCHCNLLFKGENQDNTVELTHPKPKRVSAAEPQRSRENWKEACLTPMRKGTGQAKSSQQEHHWKKYNGITLTPLHTGAKMETFGLRLAPLNRPHLPQEGRGENNHALDEQPKASRESCSSRRKRKDFSCEELHYQLCGVKKYGFSWNSILWSYPFQPGRTNVDLAKKYRRLMKCKP; from the exons ATGGCTTTAAAGCCAATAAGTCATTTCAAGAGTGAAATGGGTGAGATGGTGGTTCGCACCAGCAGCCGTAACA CTATAAGAACAGATCTCAGTTTGCTGCTTGAGTGCCTGAAGTTTCAGATGAAATGCCCAGATTTGCAGAAACAAGCCCTTCTCACCATTCACTCAATCTGTGAAAAGAGAG AGGATAATGCGGACCTTCTGAGAGAAATGGGAGGTGTGGCGTTTGTGTATAACCTCTCCAAATCCAGTATTGTTCATTCGGATGTTAAGGAGACTGCACTCTTTACTCTTGGCACTCTAGCAGAGGCCAATG TGTACTGCAAACATTCTCTGTGCAGAAAGGAGACATTTGTAGAACTTGCTGGTTGTTTGATGAAGGAAGATACCCCACTGACACAGAAGAGAGTTTCTGTCTATTTGCTGTCTGTGTTGGTAGCCAACAACA GAGCAGGGCAGACTTTAGCCCAAACCACTGACTGCCTGGACATTTTGCTGGACCTCTTCag GTCCACTTTCCCCCTCTCTACAGAGGCTACTTTGAAAGCAGCTAATGCTACTCAAACCTACCAGCTCTGGGCGTCTGTGTGTAGCGCTCTCTGTGGATGTGTCAACAACCCTCAGAATG AGGAGGCTCAGCGTATCTGTGTTGCAGCTTTTCCCATAATAAAAATCTGGTTTCAGCAGATTTCTCTGCCCCACACTGAGGTTTTTCAACCCATATGCTCCTTCATAGCAATGACAGTTGCCAACAACT cctGTGTTCAGGAAAGTTTTTCTGCCTTTGGGGGTTTGGAAACTCTCACTCTTACACTGGTTCGTCTAGTTTCTGGGACAGAGACAAGCTTGTTGTCTTGCCAGCTTTCTGTCACAATATGCAAGACTCTGTCAGCTTGCATAACTGATAACC CCACTCTTGCTTCAGGTTTGGCTCAGTATAGTGTAGTTTCCCACCTCCTCTCCCTGCTGGCAAGCCCAAACCTTGACCCCAAGGACAGGCCCTCAGTTTTACTCACCTTGGGCCACTGCACCGAGGCCTCTG AGGACCACCAGTCCCAGCTGGTGCAGTGCGGAGGCCTGCCACTCATCATAACTTTACTCACAGAGGACACAAGTGAGGAGGTTAGGAGGGCTGCTACATTCATATTACAGACCTGCAAACAGGCCA CCATGTCCTTGGGAGTGCCTGGTCTGATAGCGAGACAAGGTGAGGTTGAAAATGTCAAGCCCCTCAAAAACATGGAAAGCTTCAGGAGCTCAGCCAGAGAGTTACTGCGCAGGATTGACCTGCTAGAGAAGAGACAGGCAAAG GAGGCTGAGGATGAGCAGGAAGACACACACCCACCAACTTCAACTGAAGGGTTAGGGCAACCATCTCTTCTTCCAGCCTTGCCTCTGACTCTGCAGCAGCATACAGAGAGCTTTAAAACCGCCCCCTCAGCATATAGACAGACCAGCAGTCTTAAGCATGTAGAAGCAGGGGGTGACAACAGTAGTAAACTTCAAACTGTCAGAAACGTGAAAGAGAATGACAGTGAAATAAGGAACATGAGCTCCAATTTAAATGCTCAGGAAGAGAGGGTTAAAACCAGTGGAGGGGGTGTGTGGTGCACAGTGTGTAAGGGTACTAGAGCCCTAAAGTCTTCCCATGTATGGTCACTAGAGGGAGTAAGAGAGCCACATACAGCAGACAG tcAACTGTTTAAGCCCCCAGTACCACTGAGGTGCAATGTACCACAAGAAATTAAAGGCACTGAGA agTTACAGGAGAGTGACGTGAGTGAAGAGGGGGAAGAGCACTCACTCTGTCATGTTCGGTGTGCAG GTTGTGTGTTGCCCTTTGAAGAGGTGACCAGTCGCACTTTTGCGACTCTCCTAAGCTCCTGCCATCAGAGCTGTGACATGCACACGGTTCTTCAAGAGGCCACAGAACGCTTCAGGACTTGTCACTGCAACCTTCTATTCAAGGGAGAGAACCAGGACAACACTGTAGAGCTGACACACCCAAAACCTAAGAGAGTGTCAGCTGCAGAGCCACAGAGAAGCAGGGAAAACTGGAAGG AGGCCTGCCTGACTCCCATGCGTAAAGGAACTGGGCAAGCCAAGAGCTCCCAGCAAGAACACCACTGGAAGAAATACAATG GCATAACTTTGACCCCACTGCacacaggagctaaaatggagACATTTG GTTTACGCTTGGCTCCCCTGAACAGGCCTCATCTGCCTCAAG aaggaagaggagagaataaTCATGCACTAGATGAACAGCCAAAGGCTAGCAGAGAGTCTTGTTCCAGT CGAAGGAAGCGGAAAGACTTCAGCTGTGAGGAGCTGCATTACCAACTGTGCGGAGTGAAGAAATATGGCTTCTCCTGGAACTCTATCTTGTGGTCATACCCCTTCCAACCTGGACGCACCAATGTTGACCTGGCCAAGAAATACAGGCGGCTAATG aAATGTAAACCCTAG
- the terb1 gene encoding telomere repeats-binding bouquet formation protein 1 isoform X2, giving the protein MKCPDLQKQALLTIHSICEKREDNADLLREMGGVAFVYNLSKSSIVHSDVKETALFTLGTLAEANVYCKHSLCRKETFVELAGCLMKEDTPLTQKRVSVYLLSVLVANNRAGQTLAQTTDCLDILLDLFRSTFPLSTEATLKAANATQTYQLWASVCSALCGCVNNPQNEEAQRICVAAFPIIKIWFQQISLPHTEVFQPICSFIAMTVANNSCVQESFSAFGGLETLTLTLVRLVSGTETSLLSCQLSVTICKTLSACITDNPTLASGLAQYSVVSHLLSLLASPNLDPKDRPSVLLTLGHCTEASEDHQSQLVQCGGLPLIITLLTEDTSEEVRRAATFILQTCKQATMSLGVPGLIARQGEVENVKPLKNMESFRSSARELLRRIDLLEKRQAKEAEDEQEDTHPPTSTEGLGQPSLLPALPLTLQQHTESFKTAPSAYRQTSSLKHVEAGGDNSSKLQTVRNVKENDSEIRNMSSNLNAQEERVKTSGGGVWCTVCKGTRALKSSHVWSLEGVREPHTADSQLFKPPVPLRCNVPQEIKGTEKLQESDVSEEGEEHSLCHVRCAGCVLPFEEVTSRTFATLLSSCHQSCDMHTVLQEATERFRTCHCNLLFKGENQDNTVELTHPKPKRVSAAEPQRSRENWKEACLTPMRKGTGQAKSSQQEHHWKKYNGITLTPLHTGAKMETFGLRLAPLNRPHLPQEGRGENNHALDEQPKASRESCSSRRKRKDFSCEELHYQLCGVKKYGFSWNSILWSYPFQPGRTNVDLAKKYRRLMKCKP; this is encoded by the exons ATGAAATGCCCAGATTTGCAGAAACAAGCCCTTCTCACCATTCACTCAATCTGTGAAAAGAGAG AGGATAATGCGGACCTTCTGAGAGAAATGGGAGGTGTGGCGTTTGTGTATAACCTCTCCAAATCCAGTATTGTTCATTCGGATGTTAAGGAGACTGCACTCTTTACTCTTGGCACTCTAGCAGAGGCCAATG TGTACTGCAAACATTCTCTGTGCAGAAAGGAGACATTTGTAGAACTTGCTGGTTGTTTGATGAAGGAAGATACCCCACTGACACAGAAGAGAGTTTCTGTCTATTTGCTGTCTGTGTTGGTAGCCAACAACA GAGCAGGGCAGACTTTAGCCCAAACCACTGACTGCCTGGACATTTTGCTGGACCTCTTCag GTCCACTTTCCCCCTCTCTACAGAGGCTACTTTGAAAGCAGCTAATGCTACTCAAACCTACCAGCTCTGGGCGTCTGTGTGTAGCGCTCTCTGTGGATGTGTCAACAACCCTCAGAATG AGGAGGCTCAGCGTATCTGTGTTGCAGCTTTTCCCATAATAAAAATCTGGTTTCAGCAGATTTCTCTGCCCCACACTGAGGTTTTTCAACCCATATGCTCCTTCATAGCAATGACAGTTGCCAACAACT cctGTGTTCAGGAAAGTTTTTCTGCCTTTGGGGGTTTGGAAACTCTCACTCTTACACTGGTTCGTCTAGTTTCTGGGACAGAGACAAGCTTGTTGTCTTGCCAGCTTTCTGTCACAATATGCAAGACTCTGTCAGCTTGCATAACTGATAACC CCACTCTTGCTTCAGGTTTGGCTCAGTATAGTGTAGTTTCCCACCTCCTCTCCCTGCTGGCAAGCCCAAACCTTGACCCCAAGGACAGGCCCTCAGTTTTACTCACCTTGGGCCACTGCACCGAGGCCTCTG AGGACCACCAGTCCCAGCTGGTGCAGTGCGGAGGCCTGCCACTCATCATAACTTTACTCACAGAGGACACAAGTGAGGAGGTTAGGAGGGCTGCTACATTCATATTACAGACCTGCAAACAGGCCA CCATGTCCTTGGGAGTGCCTGGTCTGATAGCGAGACAAGGTGAGGTTGAAAATGTCAAGCCCCTCAAAAACATGGAAAGCTTCAGGAGCTCAGCCAGAGAGTTACTGCGCAGGATTGACCTGCTAGAGAAGAGACAGGCAAAG GAGGCTGAGGATGAGCAGGAAGACACACACCCACCAACTTCAACTGAAGGGTTAGGGCAACCATCTCTTCTTCCAGCCTTGCCTCTGACTCTGCAGCAGCATACAGAGAGCTTTAAAACCGCCCCCTCAGCATATAGACAGACCAGCAGTCTTAAGCATGTAGAAGCAGGGGGTGACAACAGTAGTAAACTTCAAACTGTCAGAAACGTGAAAGAGAATGACAGTGAAATAAGGAACATGAGCTCCAATTTAAATGCTCAGGAAGAGAGGGTTAAAACCAGTGGAGGGGGTGTGTGGTGCACAGTGTGTAAGGGTACTAGAGCCCTAAAGTCTTCCCATGTATGGTCACTAGAGGGAGTAAGAGAGCCACATACAGCAGACAG tcAACTGTTTAAGCCCCCAGTACCACTGAGGTGCAATGTACCACAAGAAATTAAAGGCACTGAGA agTTACAGGAGAGTGACGTGAGTGAAGAGGGGGAAGAGCACTCACTCTGTCATGTTCGGTGTGCAG GTTGTGTGTTGCCCTTTGAAGAGGTGACCAGTCGCACTTTTGCGACTCTCCTAAGCTCCTGCCATCAGAGCTGTGACATGCACACGGTTCTTCAAGAGGCCACAGAACGCTTCAGGACTTGTCACTGCAACCTTCTATTCAAGGGAGAGAACCAGGACAACACTGTAGAGCTGACACACCCAAAACCTAAGAGAGTGTCAGCTGCAGAGCCACAGAGAAGCAGGGAAAACTGGAAGG AGGCCTGCCTGACTCCCATGCGTAAAGGAACTGGGCAAGCCAAGAGCTCCCAGCAAGAACACCACTGGAAGAAATACAATG GCATAACTTTGACCCCACTGCacacaggagctaaaatggagACATTTG GTTTACGCTTGGCTCCCCTGAACAGGCCTCATCTGCCTCAAG aaggaagaggagagaataaTCATGCACTAGATGAACAGCCAAAGGCTAGCAGAGAGTCTTGTTCCAGT CGAAGGAAGCGGAAAGACTTCAGCTGTGAGGAGCTGCATTACCAACTGTGCGGAGTGAAGAAATATGGCTTCTCCTGGAACTCTATCTTGTGGTCATACCCCTTCCAACCTGGACGCACCAATGTTGACCTGGCCAAGAAATACAGGCGGCTAATG aAATGTAAACCCTAG
- the terb1 gene encoding telomere repeats-binding bouquet formation protein 1 isoform X3, which translates to MALKPISHFKSEMGEMVVRTSSRNTIRTDLSLLLECLKFQMKCPDLQKQALLTIHSICEKREDNADLLREMGGVAFVYNLSKSSIVHSDVKETALFTLGTLAEANVYCKHSLCRKETFVELAGCLMKEDTPLTQKRVSVYLLSVLVANNRAGQTLAQTTDCLDILLDLFRSTFPLSTEATLKAANATQTYQLWASVCSALCGCVNNPQNEEAQRICVAAFPIIKIWFQQISLPHTEVFQPICSFIAMTVANNSCVQESFSAFGGLETLTLTLVRLVSGTETSLLSCQLSVTICKTLSACITDNPTLASGLAQYSVVSHLLSLLASPNLDPKDRPSVLLTLGHCTEASEDHQSQLVQCGGLPLIITLLTEDTSEEVRRAATFILQTCKQATMSLGVPGLIARQGEVENVKPLKNMESFRSSARELLRRIDLLEKRQAKEAEDEQEDTHPPTSTEGLGQPSLLPALPLTLQQHTESFKTAPSAYRQTSSLKHVEAGGDNSSKLQTVRNVKENDSEIRNMSSNLNAQEERVKTSGGGVWCTVCKGTRALKSSHVWSLEGVREPHTADSQLFKPPVPLRCNVPQEIKGTEKLQESDVSEEGEEHSLCHVRCAGCVLPFEEVTSRTFATLLSSCHQSCDMHTVLQEATERFRTCHCNLLFKGENQDNTVELTHPKPKRVSAAEPQRSRENWKEACLTPMRKGTGQAKSSQQEHHWKKYNGITLTPLHTGAKMETFGLRLAPLNRPHLPQAKEAERLQL; encoded by the exons ATGGCTTTAAAGCCAATAAGTCATTTCAAGAGTGAAATGGGTGAGATGGTGGTTCGCACCAGCAGCCGTAACA CTATAAGAACAGATCTCAGTTTGCTGCTTGAGTGCCTGAAGTTTCAGATGAAATGCCCAGATTTGCAGAAACAAGCCCTTCTCACCATTCACTCAATCTGTGAAAAGAGAG AGGATAATGCGGACCTTCTGAGAGAAATGGGAGGTGTGGCGTTTGTGTATAACCTCTCCAAATCCAGTATTGTTCATTCGGATGTTAAGGAGACTGCACTCTTTACTCTTGGCACTCTAGCAGAGGCCAATG TGTACTGCAAACATTCTCTGTGCAGAAAGGAGACATTTGTAGAACTTGCTGGTTGTTTGATGAAGGAAGATACCCCACTGACACAGAAGAGAGTTTCTGTCTATTTGCTGTCTGTGTTGGTAGCCAACAACA GAGCAGGGCAGACTTTAGCCCAAACCACTGACTGCCTGGACATTTTGCTGGACCTCTTCag GTCCACTTTCCCCCTCTCTACAGAGGCTACTTTGAAAGCAGCTAATGCTACTCAAACCTACCAGCTCTGGGCGTCTGTGTGTAGCGCTCTCTGTGGATGTGTCAACAACCCTCAGAATG AGGAGGCTCAGCGTATCTGTGTTGCAGCTTTTCCCATAATAAAAATCTGGTTTCAGCAGATTTCTCTGCCCCACACTGAGGTTTTTCAACCCATATGCTCCTTCATAGCAATGACAGTTGCCAACAACT cctGTGTTCAGGAAAGTTTTTCTGCCTTTGGGGGTTTGGAAACTCTCACTCTTACACTGGTTCGTCTAGTTTCTGGGACAGAGACAAGCTTGTTGTCTTGCCAGCTTTCTGTCACAATATGCAAGACTCTGTCAGCTTGCATAACTGATAACC CCACTCTTGCTTCAGGTTTGGCTCAGTATAGTGTAGTTTCCCACCTCCTCTCCCTGCTGGCAAGCCCAAACCTTGACCCCAAGGACAGGCCCTCAGTTTTACTCACCTTGGGCCACTGCACCGAGGCCTCTG AGGACCACCAGTCCCAGCTGGTGCAGTGCGGAGGCCTGCCACTCATCATAACTTTACTCACAGAGGACACAAGTGAGGAGGTTAGGAGGGCTGCTACATTCATATTACAGACCTGCAAACAGGCCA CCATGTCCTTGGGAGTGCCTGGTCTGATAGCGAGACAAGGTGAGGTTGAAAATGTCAAGCCCCTCAAAAACATGGAAAGCTTCAGGAGCTCAGCCAGAGAGTTACTGCGCAGGATTGACCTGCTAGAGAAGAGACAGGCAAAG GAGGCTGAGGATGAGCAGGAAGACACACACCCACCAACTTCAACTGAAGGGTTAGGGCAACCATCTCTTCTTCCAGCCTTGCCTCTGACTCTGCAGCAGCATACAGAGAGCTTTAAAACCGCCCCCTCAGCATATAGACAGACCAGCAGTCTTAAGCATGTAGAAGCAGGGGGTGACAACAGTAGTAAACTTCAAACTGTCAGAAACGTGAAAGAGAATGACAGTGAAATAAGGAACATGAGCTCCAATTTAAATGCTCAGGAAGAGAGGGTTAAAACCAGTGGAGGGGGTGTGTGGTGCACAGTGTGTAAGGGTACTAGAGCCCTAAAGTCTTCCCATGTATGGTCACTAGAGGGAGTAAGAGAGCCACATACAGCAGACAG tcAACTGTTTAAGCCCCCAGTACCACTGAGGTGCAATGTACCACAAGAAATTAAAGGCACTGAGA agTTACAGGAGAGTGACGTGAGTGAAGAGGGGGAAGAGCACTCACTCTGTCATGTTCGGTGTGCAG GTTGTGTGTTGCCCTTTGAAGAGGTGACCAGTCGCACTTTTGCGACTCTCCTAAGCTCCTGCCATCAGAGCTGTGACATGCACACGGTTCTTCAAGAGGCCACAGAACGCTTCAGGACTTGTCACTGCAACCTTCTATTCAAGGGAGAGAACCAGGACAACACTGTAGAGCTGACACACCCAAAACCTAAGAGAGTGTCAGCTGCAGAGCCACAGAGAAGCAGGGAAAACTGGAAGG AGGCCTGCCTGACTCCCATGCGTAAAGGAACTGGGCAAGCCAAGAGCTCCCAGCAAGAACACCACTGGAAGAAATACAATG GCATAACTTTGACCCCACTGCacacaggagctaaaatggagACATTTG GTTTACGCTTGGCTCCCCTGAACAGGCCTCATCTGCCTCAAG CGAAGGAAGCGGAAAGACTTCAGCTGTGA
- the pdp2 gene encoding pyruvate dehydrogenase [acetyl-transferring]-phosphatase 2, mitochondrial: protein MSGRLYASILQRASSYTQTLSSSAPFQYSHLVVSPPSQLRPVHFSSWGTSRTDQWCCRGEESGTRSQSGRHFSTRQDLDFQLSQVQINSILRSNEQSVSVPEFDGRGLSAVKKFESNQIAANTPNEDRRSAATCLQSKGMLFGVFDGHGGWACAQAVSERLLYYIAIAMMPKQSLEELERCMEHGRPVPPILQWYKHHADLNYRESASLYIDHLRVFWQDLLDSEEHDEGMCPPDALDRAFRRLDADISLEAQLPLSNDLMKSTAIQVAFAGCTACVAHVGTDGIHIANSGDCRAVLGVKEEDGSWSALPLSQDHNAENQAEVERIKAKHPPSERDTVVTDDRLLGVLMPLRAFGDVRFKWSRELQQGILNSLEPGVDLDSLNLYQYTPPNYHTPPYLDVAPEITYHKLRPQDRFLIFGTDGLWDELRSEDAVRLVGEHLSGIHLQAPVSPSERQLKLGQMHELLQKRRARASPALDTNAATHLIRHALGTGEYGELCQERLASMLALPEDLARMYRDDVTATVVYLNSDLVRPHHS, encoded by the exons ATGTCTGGGCGTTTGTACGCCAGCATCCTTCAAAGAGCTTCAAgctacacacagacactttcTTCCAGTGCCCCATTCCAG TATTCCCATCTGGTAGTATCTCCCCCTTCTCAACTGCGACCAGTCCATTTCTCATCCTGGGGTACCTCCAGAACAGACCAGTGGTGCTGCAGAGGTGAGGAGTCAGGAACTCGATCTCAAAGTGGGCGACATTTCTCAACTCGTCAGGATCTAGACTTCCAGCTCAGCCAAGTTCAGATCAACAGCATTCTGCGATCTAATGAGCAG TCTGTGAGTGTACCTGAGTTTGATGGCAGGGGactcagtgctgtgaaaaagtttgagagcAACCAGATAGCTGCCAACACGCCTAATGAGGATCGTCGTAGTGCAGCCACCTGCTTACAG TCAAAGGGCATGCTCTTTGGAGTGTTTGATGGACATGGGGGTTGGGCATGTGCTCAGGCTGTCAGTGAGCGGTTGTTGTACTACATTGCAATTGCAATGATGCCAAAGCAGAGCCTGGAGGAGCTTGAGAGGTGTATGGAGCATGGCAGACCCGTTCCTCCCATCTTGCAGTGGTACAAACACCATGCAGACTTAAACTATCGGGAATCTGCTTCACTCTACATTGACCACCTCAGAGTCTTCTGGCAGGACTTACTGGACAGCGAGGAACATGATGAAGGCATGTG TCCTCCGGATGCCCTGGATCGCGCTTTTAGACGGCTCGACGCTGATATCTCCTTGGAGGCTCAACTTCCGCTTTCCAATGACCTGATGAAAAGCACAGCCATCCAG GTTGCGTTTGCTGGTTGCACAGCCTGTGTGGCTCATGTTGGCACAGATGGGATCCATATAGCGAATTCCGGCGACTGCCGAGCGGTGCTGGGCGTGAAGGAAGAGGATGGCTCATGGAGCGCTTTGCCCCTTTCCCAGGACCACAATGCAGAGAACCAGGCTGAGGTGGAGCGGATCAAAGCCAAGCACCCACcctcagagagagacacagtggTCACAGATGACAGACTTCTTGGG GTTTTGATGCCCTTGCGTGCCTTTGGCGACGTGAGATTCAAGTGGAGCCGTGAGTTGCAGCAGGGCATTTTAAACAGCCTGGAACCTGGAGTGGATCTCGACTCTCTCAACCTATACCAGTACACGCCACCCAACTACCATACTCCACCCTATCTTGATGTGGCACCAGAGATAACATATCACAAGTTGAGACCTCAAGACCGCTTTCTGATATTCGGCACTGATGGGTTGTGGGACGAGTTAAGGAGTGAGGATGCTGTACGACTGGTTGGAGAGCACCTGAGTGGGATTCATTTACAG GCTCCAGTTTCTCCATCTGAGAGGCAGCTGAAATTGGGTCAGATGCATGAACTCTTGCAGAAACGCCGGGCCCGTGCCTCTCCTGCTCTAGACACCAATGCTGCCACGCACCTCATCAGACATGCACTTGGCACGGGGGAGTATGGAGAACTATGCCAGGAGAGACTGGCGTCTATGCTCGCTCTGCCAGAGGACCTGGCTCGAATGTACAGGGACGATGTCACAGCTACTGTGGTGTATCTGAACTCTGACCTAGTCAGACCTCACCACAGCTAA